In Anopheles arabiensis isolate DONGOLA chromosome 2, AaraD3, whole genome shotgun sequence, the genomic window cCTCAGTTAGTTAGGGCAAGACAGGCAGCCACGAACCTTTCAAAGAATGGGACGAGATATTTCTGAATGAAATTCTTGCACGCCTTTGGCATAACTTTGTGTGAAGCGAGTGTGCAAGAAAGAAGCAGTTGGGAAAACCAAGGAGACCGCAAACTCGGCACACAGATCCACCATCGTTGCCGCTCGCTGAATGTAAAAACACCGGAAgcactgcaaaaaaaaggaggaaaacagTACGTCAGCTCACAACAATACTAGTTCTGTGGTTGCCATCAGCTCACACGGTCGGTCGTCGCCTactgcacacgcacacacccgggAAGAGCGAAGCCGAAGGATGGATTGGGGCCGGCTCGAAACGAATATGATGAAAGCTGTCGATGGGAAAATTAATTCACCCACTTGTCCTCCTTCCCTCCTGATGCCGATTGCAGTCACACAGCCTACTGTGGTGAAGGATTCGTATCGATTCGCGGGTGACCGCGTTTGCGGAAAACATGGAGTAAAACGCGATCCTTTGCTGACGCAGGAAGGAAAGATGTGTTGTTCGTTCGATTGGTTGATGGAAAATTAGGTTTTTGGTGTAATTTGCTTGTCACACACGTGCAGAATTAACAGTTTGCAAACCAACAGGGAGAGcagaagagagaagaagagtataatttatttatttgtattagAATGGGCAAAAATAAGGCACCCACGCAAGTTGCCCGTTgcgaaaaggaagcaaaactcCGTGGGAAAATGGAGTTGTCATCGACAGGCCACGAGCCACGTCAACAAGATGCGTTCAAGATGTTCCGTCAATTGCTCCGTTTGCTCGCAACGAAATGGGAAAATGATATCGGTATCGATGGCGGTTAATTTTTATCTTCACACTTCTTCAGCTGCCTCGGAAACGGTGTCGGAAAGGAGTTCCTTCTGGTTCTGCGTGGATATCAATTAAATTACGTATCATCCGCAAGAACACTTGTCAGGACGGTTCTCTTCTGCTGTGGCTTGTTCGATGGGGCATGTTCTTGGTGGGCGAAGCCAAAGAAACGTGCCGTGTTCAGGATGGAAGTAAATGGTCAGTAAGATTATGATAATGACATTTTTCCCACAGGAATAGTGGAGGACGTTGTGTACGAGTGTGTAAGTTTTATgaaaggttttatttttattttaatcaatttatcAACAAGCTTTTCCTCATGCCATATCGTCCGCATTTCTTTACAGACGGATCTTTGCTGCCCTGTTGAACATGGTCTTACGCGGAGGagtttaaattgaataatcTAATCGAGCGCATTGCGTCACAATCGAAGTCACAAACCGAAAGAGCACTTAATTCCATTTCAAATCGACCAATTTGCTCACAATGACGCAAAAAGCAGGGGGccgcttttttatttgtacgTCACACGACAGTTTTAACGGCGTTTCGACCGTTTTGCTCTCCACATGCACATTAATGTGAGCCTCTTTTCAACGTGGGTCTTCGATCCGTCATCAGTTCAGTGCTCGGATAGTGAAAAAGGGGTTCATAACCGTCGCCATCGACCGGCTGTTGGAATGTAGAAAACATTCCTTCGCAGCATTCCAATACTTTTTGCCATCGGGACATTGTCTGTCGAGGGCTTCCTCTTGGGTTTGCTTTTTGCCGATATCATCATATCCTTCCCCATCGCATGTAACTGGGCGTTGCCACGGTTTAATGACCAGATTCTTATTTTCTCGTTTGCAGCAAATTTCACACAGGAAGACGCGCATAATAGCCGTGGACGGATTTCGTGACTGCGCGGGCAAACTATGATGCACTACAAGAAGGGCAAGAACGTGGAGGAGGAACTGTCGCAGGAGCAGATTCCGATCGAGGTGCTGCCGGCGAACTTTCTCTGGATGCACGTGAAGGGCGGCTCGGATGTGAAGAATCTGGTCGACTATGCGAAGAAAGCGCTGGAGGAGGGAACACACCGGTCGGTCGTGTGGAGCGGCTCCGATGGTGGTGTCGGCAAGACGATAAGCTGTGCGGAAATCATGAAGCGACACTTTGAGCTGCACCAGGTGACCCGCATCTGCTACAGGAAGTGTGTGTCGTCCCCACGTGTGTTGTTCGACCATACGAAAAGGATTTTCATTTGGACTCTTTTGGCTCTTTTCGTTTCAGAGTGGAAGAGTTTTGGGACCCACAGCAGGAAGGGCTGGAGCAAATCGTAGCCAAGCGCAACATACCCTGCGTGCACATTCTAATGTCGCTGGATGAGATTGACCCGTCAGTGGCGGGCTATCAGCACAGCAAGACACAGGGCGGTTTCTGGACCGGGGCGGGTCTAAGCTCGTCCGACGGTCCGCGCAAGCGGACCAAAGAGGGAGGCGATAGGAAGGGCAACTACTTCACGGGACCTCAGCTGAAGAAAAAACCCAACCGACACTATGAGGAAGGAAATGGCACGCCCAGCAATGGAGCGAAAAAGCAACAGAACAATCAAGGCAAAGGGAAACcgcgcggtggtggtggaggagatggtgctgctgctgctgctgctgcgggaaaTTCGAAGTACAAGGGTAAGCAGAACAAGGATGGCGGCAATCGCCGAAAGCCAAACGATTCCGAGGTGGGTgaaaatggtggtggtggaggggaAGGATCGTCCCGGCAGGAGGGTGCTGGTGGACGAAGGGATAAAAAGCGACCAGGGCAAGGGCGCAAGGATAAGCAAGGCGGTGTCGAGCGAATGGAAACGAGCGATGATACACCGCCGGCGAGCAAACCAAGCGGGAAGGATGATAACGCCGGTGGAGATGCTCAGTAAGGATGTTGCGCATGtataaaaatggttaaaaagTATACAAACAGTTTCGGAACCTTTTTTTAGCCTCACCATTGATGACTTGAAAACACTCGTCTTTTTCGTGAAAGTATTTGAtaaatggattttgtttttttttattacacctCTAATTCACGTATTGTTCCTGTCGTGTGTAATAGTGTGTAGAGCTTGAAACGAGTTTTGTTTAATGTAGTCGCTTTACCGTATTAGTTTTGTAATGCTTAAACGagcttttttcgtttgtttgtcacCTACGCGCCATCGCTCCACCACACCACCCCGGTGGTTGCGGTCTCTCTATTGGCATACATGAATCGGTTCGAGTCCCGCTGCTAGAGTTACGTCGTTACGGGATTTTAGGATAGCATGAGAAAACGTGGGCAGCAGTGGCAGGATTTCCGGTTTGAAATGGCGAGTTTAAAAGAATGATCCTACGCCGGATCTAAACGTTTCAAAACGAACGCAACACGATTGTCTAACGAaaacgaagaaagaaaaatgcttttcaaaaaaaaccccacgcATGAAGTAGCCCttagtttcgtttgtttttatatgcttTAGCCTTTCTATTAGTATATTTTGTatatattgtttgtttgttgaaacACTTTGCAACTCGTCGCTTTCATACCACTTCCATTCAAGTGTGACTTTCCATTATTGCTTTGAACATGAGGGATGATCGGGGTGTTGTCAAACGTCGTGTCAATCGTGTTGCGGAAAGAAAACCGCTCCGTTGgcggttggtggtggtacatAGTGTTTTActattctttttctttatgACTCCCGGACcggtatttgtgtgtgtatgttactAGTGTGTCCCGCGTACCTTTGCTtattgtgtggttttgtgaatTTGTTCAATTATATTATAGCTTCACTATTTATAcacgtatatatatatataggtaTTTTCATTACTTTAGATGAGTGTTGCTTTAGGAttaatgttttgcttgtttgttttaatatcgTTTTGCTATAAatttgctggttttttttctcttctgcccgtttttttgttcattataTATTCGCACACATCAAACCTACTACCCCCTCAACTgcttgcacacgcacacgcacacaagacTTCCATCGTAcgatattgttttgtgtttttttatagcacacacacacgaaataCTAAAAAGATTGTTGTTGCAAACCCCTGGGGTACATGTACACAGCTTTGCTTAGTTTCACAAACACTGgcgctttgtttttgcttgatttGGGAAGGGTTTGCTGGCTAGTTTTGCTTTAACGGTGCTGCTCTACTGTCGCACTATCGTGCTACACAGAATTGGGAAAAGAAATCGTGATAATTTAAAAGCACTACTCGTTTCACATTGAACTTACGGGGAAAGGGGGATTTAAAAGCAAATAGAACGGACACAGTGAactataaataatttatatgtAAAACTAGACGGGAAAGATAAGGGAAGTGAACTTCCCAACTAAATAGAACGATTAGCAATGATCAGGGTTCACCTGAACGTGGTTTGTCGATATCGAGCACACACCCAGTTCGTTTTAAATCGTAGAGAATACACTATCCCTTCAGTGCGCTCTTACCCTTTCCTTCGCGTATGCTTATGCAGCTGATGTTGCGATCAGAGCAACGGTTCAAGGATATCAACGCTTACATGTCACGCGCACAAGGATTACCGAAATGGGGATTACCTTTCACCGCTTCGCCTTCGCGCCGATGTTTAGGCTTCACTTTCGCCGGGCGTAAGCTCACATTCCGGAATGGGAACGATCAGATTCTCCTTCGACATGAGCGTGTACTTCGTGACAAAGTTGGTAAACCTTAGACAGAGCGATGTCTCCTCCTCGAACTCGTTGAATATTCGCCGATGGTGGAAGTAGGCGTGCGAGAAAATTCTATACACCCGGCGACACACCGAGCCTAGCTTTGCTACCGACGAATCTTTGATCGAGACCCTACGGGAAAGAACACACGGGGGGGTTTTAGTCATTGAAATAGATTCTCCCCCACAAAGGACATCGTTCTCTCTTACCTGCTGGGAAAATACTTATTACTATTCAACAAGCATGCAGCACCGTCGAGCGTGTGCCGCGTGTAATCGATCGCCGGACACTCTTTGGGCGTTTTGTGTGCTGCACACAGAAAGATCCACTGCTCCGTCGCAGTCATCTGGGTGCAGGTGGCAGGAAAACACTGCGTCTGGAGTCGCACCGCCAGCCCGTTCAATTCCATACAAAATTGTCTGCAAAAAAGGGTGTGGGAAAGCCACGGTGTTAACCACGTAACTCGATCGTATCGGAAAAAAGTCACCACCTACCTCAGGTGTTCGTACTTCCACACACCCTCGTCCTGCCCGTCGGGCATGGTAAGAATTTGGTCCACATTCGACGGGTCCTTCTTGATCATCTGCTGGATGTATTGCTGCACGGCAAGCGTGCTGTCCATCTCCTCGAACACTTCATCGGCCCAGTTGGAAAAGTCCTACAAAGTGCACGAGGCAAGCATAACAACAAATTAGCTCCTTCCTGTTCCAGTAGTACGCTCGTAAGCTACACCAATCgatcctgtgtgtgtgtgcaagtgggAAGGGGAAGTTCACTTTCCCATCACAACAACGGCAGGGTAGCGAAAGTTGGGGCCACGATTCGGGGTGTTTCCGGCTGGTTGATGCAAAATCCAACTAGCTACCAGTGAAGAATCGACCCtggaggagatgaagcaccATTCGAATCGGTTATTTTACATACCTTTGCCTTTGTTCCGGGTCTGTTTCGTCGCAAAATTGTGGAACCGTCAGCCATCTTCATGATTGAAAattctcttctttctcttcctgctcttgttgttgttggttgatgAATATTTTTCACCAAATGTCAATTTGACAGCAGGGTTTGGCCTTTCGTTTATTGAGCTGAGTTGAGTTCGCGACAAGTGACGCAGTGTATGTCTGTTCGTAGTTTTAAAGGGAATGGAATACGATAAGTTAGAAATAAACTAATCTGGAATAACTAAATATTCTTAAGCTTTGGAAGTGCTTACGTTATAATTATCAtcgtttaaaaatattgtatttaaaccaattccatacaaatataaaaattgaACCGTTTGTTGAAGCTTTCTTCAAGCGTTTCTGGTGAGCTTTTGAAAgcatgagtgtgtgcgtgtgtgtgtgaggtgtaATTTGTCGATTGGCgggaaacaaagaaaagggtATCTTAAGATATCGATCaactttttaaaattaatttaagaCATCAAGTCTTCTACACTTGACAAGAGAGCCTATCTGTTTAGCTCTTATTGTGATGTATACAACCACGTAGCCCATCTCCCTTGCCCTCTTTTTTGAAATGAGTAGCACAAAACATCCAATCGCAAAAGGGAgctatttaaaaataacatacaTTTTCGGAGTGAAAATAACACACATGGATCACAAAACACTTCAGCTAAACATAGCAAAGCCCCTATCCTTTCGTCTCACGAAAAAAACCCGATTCTTTCCCAGAACGGAAAAGCAATAGTGTGCAAAAGTCCTTTCCAAAGCTGATTTTACGGTTGCCGGTTTTAAGGTAACCCAAAGCAAACATTCTCCCCCTCCTCACCTCCACCAAACACGTGCGTTCACAATGAGGCGAATGGCCTGACGATGGACGATGTTGTCCTAAATGCTCGCACTTCCCTGAAGGCTTGCGGATAGCAGTCACCAGAGTGGGGAGATCAAGGTtaagcagcagccagcagtcATTAGTTACGGATCaatgaggagggaaatgaAAAGCTAGCCAGGCGTTGTGCCGGGTATCACCGTTGTAGCCCATTTGGCTGGGTGCGTAAACAAACGTGAATCctttggagagaaaaaaaccattccGGTTTTCTTTTAAATGAGGCAACGTGTGATGGGGGACCAGGTGTAAGGGGAACAATGGTGATAGGGGATTGATTGGTTTGCTGGCTCATTTGGAGGGAGTGTCTGAAGTGACCTTTCATCTCATGGTACCTGATAAGTAGCTTTTTTACACCAATAATATATTTAGAAACCGGAAAAGGGTGTCCAATGTGACAAGAAtgttaaaaatgtataaatactTTGCCCTGAAAACCAGATGAGAGCTTTATAAAGATACTACGAAATGGTACAAAGCTACCCATCCCACGGATTGTTGTAGTAGAAGCTTACCTGGACGTAAAAATTACAACCAACCTGGCTACCAAGCCTTCTACCCTTTCGAAGAATCGCTCGCAATTAGAAGTGCCTGATTGCAGAGCTAGCCGTGGATGACTGGTGTGCTGATGAATACACTCTTAATTGGATTAATGGGCAAAGTTTATATTTTTAGTACACTGGACGCCAGTTGAACGAGAAATAGAGATAAGAATGATGATTTATGCTTTATGGGGACTCTTCTTAGCCTCTATCAGTTTATTTAATGAATTTGTAACCCCTTTTCCATTGAATTTTAGTTTAAAAAGCACATCATTAATGCTTTCTACTACTTTTTGTACTGCAAATTGCATTCATTTAGGCGCTTTTCAAGCTTGCGCTATGGATATTGTTCCGCTATGGACGACAGTATTACCTCAAACCATCTGTATCAAATTAGTTTCGCTATCGGGATAATTTCTCCCTCACCCTCGAAAGGTATCTTCTGCAGAAAGCAGTTTCAGAGcgcccaccagcagcagctaccCACGGTGGAGACATTCTTCAAAGTAATGGGAAAGTAATTTCAACTTTCCGGTTTCGTTTCCAATCGGTGTCGAATTATGGTGTCAAAGTTTTAGCCGATCCAAGCCGAAGCAGCTTAGGtggttcgcaaaaaaaaaaaactggataCAGGAGATGCAATGCGTCCACTTTCGCTCCAGGCCGCAGGGAAGACTATCGGCTCTTCGATACAGTCCCATTTCCTGGAAGaattgtgagtgtgttgttgcagggtttttttgtctcttcCCTTTGTAAGCAGAACGAACGAAAGAACTTTTAAAACTGAATCATGAAACactttttatgtgtttttgggtccGGGTGAAAAGTTTGTGCGTATGTCCTTAGTTCCCGGTATCACCGTACCGTCGGTATCATCGGAGGATTAGTGTCCTAATTGTTGACTCCCTTTTTCGTTGTCTTTATCCCACGAGCAGAGTATACAGCAACAGCCAAGGTACAGAGAATGGAAGAACAAGTTGATGTTCGATAATTTTCCATTAGGGATTCATTTTGTCATCAGGACCGAAAGACCGAAGGGAGAACGCACATAAAGTAGAACGACATATTTCGATACGGTCAGAGGgaggtttttgtgttgttgttgttgttactgtttgccctttttgcGATAAACCTGCAAGAGTCCTCAGTAACGCTTGCTCACACGTTggtttgtgttcttttctgCTTTGGAATCCTAGTCCTCCATTAGCTAACGTTttggtgtatgcgtgtgtgtgtgtgtttcgtaaTTACGTTCCATTTCGTCACCCTGTTCGGTGTGGCGGGGTTGTAACTGTCTTTGGGCGTTCGGTTTCCACGTACAACCGGTACAAGCAGCGTTACATCTGGAAAAGCTCTCAGTGAAAACTCTTCCCTTTTTCGAGAAAACAGACTCCACGAGATGTACCTGTTTCCTGCGTTGTAGCGTTGTGGGTTGTAGTACATGCGCCGGTGCACTGTTTGAAATTTAGTTTGATGTAGCAAGCGCAGACGTTTGCAGCAACATGCAACAGGGTTGCAGTAGTTAGCCTTTTCGCTGACAGTATTGTTAAGGAAGGCGTGTTTAAGCTGAGTGTATTAGGAAATTAAAagttgtaatttaatttgaaaatagCTCTTACAACTTGTCTCTATATTTTGATAAActaaaacgcctaaatgtatgcaatatgcaTTACCAAAATATCTCAAAAGCATCGCAAGAGTTGCTTTTGAAGCAGAAATCGGTTAAATAATGTAAATTAACAAGAGTTTAACCAAATTAAACACTTATGTCATAACATTTTCTTAACATTACAATTCAAGTTATACTACGATGCAGAAGCTCTTTCCCACGATTGAAACAGAACATCTTTGAAACTtccgcctaaatgtatgcaacctGTAAATCCATTGCCGCTCTCATCGACTAATGTCTACTT contains:
- the LOC120895515 gene encoding ribonuclease P protein subunit p25-like protein, yielding MMHYKKGKNVEEELSQEQIPIEVLPANFLWMHVKGGSDVKNLVDYAKKALEEGTHRSVVWSGSDGGVGKTISCAEIMKRHFELHQVTRICYRKVEEFWDPQQEGLEQIVAKRNIPCVHILMSLDEIDPSVAGYQHSKTQGGFWTGAGLSSSDGPRKRTKEGGDRKGNYFTGPQLKKKPNRHYEEGNGTPSNGAKKQQNNQGKGKPRGGGGGDGAAAAAAAGNSKYKGKQNKDGGNRRKPNDSEVGENGGGGGEGSSRQEGAGGRRDKKRPGQGRKDKQGGVERMETSDDTPPASKPSGKDDNAGGDAQ
- the LOC120895879 gene encoding MOB kinase activator-like 4, translated to MKMADGSTILRRNRPGTKAKDFSNWADEVFEEMDSTLAVQQYIQQMIKKDPSNVDQILTMPDGQDEGVWKYEHLRQFCMELNGLAVRLQTQCFPATCTQMTATEQWIFLCAAHKTPKECPAIDYTRHTLDGAACLLNSNKYFPSRVSIKDSSVAKLGSVCRRVYRIFSHAYFHHRRIFNEFEEETSLCLRFTNFVTKYTLMSKENLIVPIPECELTPGESEA